In Flavobacteriaceae bacterium, the following proteins share a genomic window:
- a CDS encoding polysaccharide biosynthesis tyrosine autokinase — MSFNELDEYEGEREPGGGFTFDIKGYIFKVLNYWWLIVLCVVIGLFAANYANVRKQNVYRLDTLISIENDQNPFFSANTSISFNWGGVSGKTGRIITALRTRTHNEAVVDSLEYYVQYLKEGKYRKDEIYTAAPFYLEIDKSKGQILNKLIKVRFISETQYEISINFESNKVLTQSYGDKSRQSVSVSLGEFKETFSIDEDVKLPFFNAKLKLREDRTVAPNEEYFIKFLNFDNVVGSYRNRVTIAPFSRTASSILKLSMSGNNKAKIVDFLNATVAIFSKSELEQKNIYATRTIEFIERSIAAVDDSLQNVQDELNDFRRQKRVLNIDDEMLIVSEQLRELQKNKESENVKFQYLENLENYLNTKTDYTKITAPTTVGIEEGNISASVTKIVSLAVERQNLESTTRESSALFNSLDKQIDSEKNVLIEIIKSTKGTIRTTQSSLDKNIRDAQVKLSALPEDQQQYLKIQRRLNISQEAYDVYLAKHSEASIIKAANISDITVVDEAKDIGGGLVGPDKRLNKIIALAGGILGPMLLIFIVFLLDTSIRDVNEVERLSKIPILGLIGKEPNNNNLVVYENSKSSISEAFRAIRSSLQFFYKKQDIKSGKTLMITSSVSGEGKTFSSINIATVYALSGKKTILLGVDLRKPKIFGDFGITNDVGVVNNLIGQSTLDEITHKTHIENLDIIPSGPIPPNPSELLMSDNMRDIIETLRGKYDIIILDTPPLGLVSDALELVQYADASIFVIRLGYTKKGMLQLINAKYKAGEIKNVSYILNYYKHKNNNYGYGYGYGYGYGLYGNSYHENDSKKSLLKRIKRVLKINNKN, encoded by the coding sequence ATGAGTTTTAATGAACTAGATGAGTATGAAGGAGAAAGAGAGCCAGGAGGAGGTTTTACTTTTGACATAAAAGGATACATTTTTAAAGTATTAAATTATTGGTGGTTAATTGTATTGTGTGTTGTAATAGGTTTGTTTGCAGCAAATTATGCTAATGTGCGTAAGCAAAATGTATACCGATTAGATACGTTGATCTCTATTGAGAATGATCAGAACCCGTTTTTTTCGGCAAATACAAGCATTTCCTTTAACTGGGGTGGTGTTTCAGGAAAGACAGGACGTATTATAACTGCTCTTAGAACTAGAACTCATAATGAAGCTGTTGTGGATTCATTAGAATATTATGTGCAATATTTAAAAGAAGGGAAATATAGGAAAGATGAAATATACACGGCAGCCCCTTTTTATTTAGAAATTGATAAATCTAAAGGGCAAATTTTAAATAAGCTTATAAAGGTTAGATTTATTAGTGAGACGCAATATGAAATTTCTATAAATTTTGAATCAAATAAGGTATTAACTCAATCCTATGGGGATAAATCTAGGCAATCTGTTTCGGTTTCTTTAGGGGAATTTAAAGAAACATTTTCAATTGATGAAGATGTTAAACTGCCTTTTTTTAATGCGAAACTTAAGTTAAGAGAAGATAGAACTGTTGCTCCTAATGAAGAGTATTTTATTAAATTTTTAAATTTTGATAATGTTGTTGGTAGTTATAGAAATAGAGTGACTATAGCTCCTTTTTCGAGAACAGCATCTTCCATATTAAAATTATCGATGTCTGGAAATAATAAAGCAAAAATTGTAGATTTTTTAAATGCTACAGTTGCAATTTTTAGTAAATCGGAATTAGAGCAAAAAAATATTTATGCAACTAGAACTATTGAATTTATAGAACGCAGTATTGCTGCTGTAGATGATAGTTTGCAAAATGTTCAGGACGAATTAAATGATTTTAGAAGACAAAAAAGAGTACTGAATATTGATGATGAGATGTTAATTGTTTCGGAACAGTTAAGAGAATTGCAAAAAAATAAAGAATCAGAAAATGTAAAATTTCAGTATTTAGAAAACTTAGAAAACTATTTAAACACAAAAACAGATTATACCAAAATTACTGCTCCAACAACTGTTGGCATTGAAGAAGGGAATATATCGGCAAGTGTAACAAAAATAGTTTCTTTAGCAGTAGAACGCCAAAACTTAGAATCAACAACTAGGGAGAGTTCAGCTTTATTTAATAGTTTAGATAAACAAATAGATTCGGAAAAAAATGTACTAATAGAGATTATTAAATCTACTAAAGGAACTATAAGAACAACTCAAAGTTCTTTAGATAAAAATATAAGAGACGCACAAGTAAAATTAAGTGCCTTACCAGAAGATCAACAACAATACCTTAAAATTCAAAGACGACTTAATATTAGTCAAGAAGCTTATGATGTTTATTTAGCAAAACATAGTGAAGCTTCAATAATTAAGGCCGCTAATATCTCTGATATTACTGTAGTAGATGAAGCTAAAGATATTGGTGGAGGATTAGTAGGCCCAGATAAAAGGCTTAATAAAATTATAGCCTTAGCTGGAGGGATTTTAGGACCTATGTTATTAATATTTATTGTGTTTTTATTGGACACTAGTATTCGTGATGTTAATGAAGTAGAACGTCTATCTAAAATTCCAATTTTGGGACTTATAGGTAAAGAACCAAATAATAATAATTTAGTTGTTTATGAAAACTCAAAATCTTCAATATCAGAAGCATTTAGAGCTATTCGTTCGAGTTTACAATTCTTTTATAAAAAGCAAGATATAAAATCCGGAAAAACACTAATGATAACATCATCAGTTAGTGGAGAAGGAAAAACATTCAGCTCTATAAATATAGCCACAGTATATGCATTATCAGGAAAAAAAACTATTTTACTAGGTGTGGATTTACGTAAACCTAAAATATTTGGTGATTTTGGAATTACTAATGATGTAGGTGTAGTGAATAACCTTATTGGTCAAAGTACTTTAGATGAAATAACACATAAAACACATATTGAAAATTTAGATATTATACCTTCTGGACCTATCCCTCCAAACCCTTCAGAGTTATTAATGAGTGACAATATGAGAGATATTATAGAAACTCTTAGAGGGAAATATGATATTATAATATTAGATACACCGCCGTTAGGCTTGGTGTCTGATGCTTTAGAATTAGTGCAGTATGCAGATGCATCCATATTTGTGATACGATTAGGATATACTAAAAAAGGTATGTTGCAATTAATAAATGCAAAATATAAAGCCGGAGAAATTAAAAATGTGAGTTATATTTTAAATTACTATAAGCATAAAAATAATAATTATGGTTACGGCTATGGTTATGGTTATGGTTATGGATTATACGGAAATTCTTATCATGAGAATGATTCTAAGAAATCATTGCTTAAGAGAATAAAACGTGTCTTAAAAATCAATAATAAAAATTAG
- a CDS encoding sugar transporter: protein MNKFIIRFGIIISLLITSCVPYKDTKYLNENNTNTDAPALIEKQKPYRIQISDILDIRVKASRQELVTILNPTGDGNLNASGVERAYTEGFTVDLHGNIRMPVLGKLNVLGYTAEEIEELIKKQLLEKEFKEAANLFVTVKLSGFRYTVNGEIGSPGTRTLYQDRVNIFEAIANSGEIPITGNKKDVLIIRQYPQGQKIHHLDLTDVKILNSPYYYIQPNDIITVQPLKQKSWGTGTNGIQTLTTIFSIVSLVTTSILIINRF from the coding sequence ATGAATAAATTCATTATCAGATTTGGCATAATTATAAGTTTATTAATTACCTCCTGTGTTCCCTATAAAGATACTAAGTATTTAAATGAAAATAATACAAATACTGATGCTCCAGCATTAATTGAAAAACAAAAGCCTTATCGTATTCAAATTAGTGATATATTGGATATTAGAGTAAAAGCTTCTAGACAAGAACTCGTTACTATTTTAAACCCTACTGGAGATGGTAATTTAAATGCTAGTGGTGTAGAACGAGCTTATACAGAGGGCTTTACAGTGGATTTACATGGTAATATAAGAATGCCTGTATTGGGGAAGTTAAATGTTTTAGGATATACTGCTGAAGAAATTGAAGAGCTTATTAAAAAACAATTATTAGAAAAAGAATTTAAAGAAGCTGCTAACTTATTTGTAACAGTAAAACTTTCTGGATTTCGTTATACTGTAAATGGAGAAATTGGGAGCCCAGGAACACGAACATTATACCAAGATCGTGTAAATATTTTTGAAGCAATTGCAAATTCTGGAGAGATACCAATAACAGGAAATAAAAAAGATGTATTAATTATTAGACAATACCCACAAGGTCAAAAAATACACCATCTAGACCTTACGGATGTTAAGATACTAAATTCTCCTTATTATTATATACAACCAAATGATATCATTACAGTACAACCTTTAAAACAAAAATCATGGGGAACTGGAACAAATGGTATACAGACATTGACTACTATTTTTTCTATTGTTTCTTTGGTTACCACATCAATATTGATAATTAATAGATTTTAA
- a CDS encoding ABC transporter ATP-binding protein, translating to MNYLTVENISKSYGELTLFENIYFSIHKDQKIAFVAKNGSGKTSILNILSGKDESDTGQIVFRKGLKTAFLSQEPDLKPTLTIEETIFNSDNPILEVINTYNNALINPEDTDAYQKAFEEMELHNAWDFETQYKQILFKLKLKDLDQKVSNLSGGQKKRLALANALINKPDLLILDEPTNHLDLEMIEWLEHFFAKENMTLFMVTHDRYFLERVCNEIIELDQGNIYNYKGNYSYYLEKKEERIERESIEVNKAKQLYKKELGWMRRQPKARTTKSKSRIDDFYEIKERAHKRREDHEVQLEINMERLGSKILELYKISKKFDEKQILNKFEYVFQKGERIGIIGENGTGKSTFLNILTGNIVPDSGKVILGETVKFGYYTQNGITIKPEQKVIDVVREFGDYIPLKKGRQISAQQLLERFLFDRKKQYDFVEKLSGGERKRLFLCTVLIQNPNFLILDEPTNDLDIVTLNVLESFLLDFPGCLIVVSHDRYFMDKIVDHLFVFRGQGIIEDFPGNYSDFRAYEDSLEKISSNKVEKTEKKQWKKDDTQKLSYNEQKELNNIESKLKSLAHDKKELEAKFNDPSLTQDEITELSNKLQVIIDDIETKEERWFELSAKLE from the coding sequence TTGAACTATTTAACAGTAGAAAATATCTCTAAATCATATGGTGAATTAACGCTATTTGAGAATATTTATTTTAGCATCCACAAAGATCAAAAAATAGCTTTTGTAGCTAAAAACGGTTCTGGAAAAACATCTATATTAAATATACTTTCTGGTAAAGACGAATCTGACACAGGGCAAATTGTTTTCAGAAAAGGCCTTAAAACAGCATTCTTATCTCAAGAACCTGATTTAAAACCTACATTAACCATAGAAGAAACCATCTTTAATTCTGATAATCCTATTCTTGAAGTTATTAATACTTACAATAATGCATTAATTAATCCTGAAGATACTGATGCTTATCAAAAAGCATTTGAAGAAATGGAGCTTCACAATGCTTGGGATTTTGAAACTCAGTATAAACAGATTCTTTTTAAACTAAAATTAAAAGATCTCGATCAGAAAGTGAGTAATTTATCTGGTGGGCAAAAAAAGCGTCTAGCACTTGCAAATGCACTTATAAATAAACCTGACTTACTAATTTTAGATGAGCCAACCAATCATCTAGATTTAGAAATGATTGAATGGCTCGAGCATTTTTTTGCTAAAGAAAACATGACTCTTTTTATGGTAACTCACGATCGTTATTTTTTAGAGCGCGTATGCAATGAAATTATCGAATTAGATCAAGGTAACATCTATAACTATAAAGGTAATTATTCTTATTATCTAGAAAAAAAAGAAGAGCGCATTGAGCGTGAATCTATAGAAGTTAATAAAGCTAAACAACTCTATAAAAAAGAGCTAGGCTGGATGAGAAGGCAGCCAAAAGCACGAACAACAAAATCTAAATCAAGAATTGATGATTTTTATGAGATTAAAGAACGTGCTCACAAACGTCGTGAAGACCACGAAGTACAGTTAGAAATAAATATGGAGCGCTTAGGTAGTAAAATACTTGAGCTTTATAAAATCTCTAAAAAATTTGATGAAAAACAAATTCTAAACAAATTTGAATATGTTTTTCAAAAAGGAGAACGTATAGGGATTATTGGAGAAAATGGCACAGGAAAATCTACATTTTTAAATATATTAACGGGTAATATAGTTCCAGATTCTGGTAAAGTTATTTTAGGTGAAACCGTTAAGTTTGGCTATTATACTCAAAATGGAATTACAATAAAACCTGAGCAAAAAGTAATTGATGTTGTTCGTGAGTTTGGAGATTACATTCCACTAAAAAAAGGGCGTCAAATTAGTGCTCAACAATTACTGGAACGTTTTCTGTTTGATAGAAAAAAACAATACGATTTTGTCGAAAAATTAAGTGGAGGTGAACGCAAGCGTTTGTTTTTATGCACTGTATTAATTCAAAATCCAAATTTTTTAATTTTAGACGAACCTACAAACGATCTGGATATTGTAACCCTAAATGTTTTAGAAAGCTTTTTATTAGATTTCCCTGGCTGCTTAATAGTCGTATCTCACGATCGTTATTTTATGGATAAAATTGTAGATCACCTTTTCGTATTTAGAGGGCAAGGTATTATTGAAGATTTCCCAGGAAACTACAGTGATTTTAGAGCCTATGAAGACAGTTTAGAAAAAATAAGTTCTAATAAAGTCGAAAAGACAGAAAAAAAGCAATGGAAAAAAGATGATACTCAAAAGTTATCTTACAATGAGCAAAAAGAGTTAAATAACATCGAAAGCAAGTTAAAATCATTAGCACACGATAAAAAAGAACTGGAAGCTAAATTTAATGACCCTTCACTCACTCAGGATGAGATTACAGAACTCTCAAATAAGTTACAAGTTATCATTGATGATATTGAAACCAAAGAAGAACGTTGGTTTGAGTTATCTGCCAAGTTAGAGTAA
- a CDS encoding class I SAM-dependent methyltransferase: MERIFAYIKFLLRSKNQHGVHSPFVYDLITKCFYDSKKYAPYFQLKKYRQFLLQNKNTISVTDLGANSRVMKDNTRVISQISKNAGTTYKRAKLLYRLTSYFKFNTVLELGTSLGMGTQAIHLGNSKAAITTIEGCPNTSKEAISSFKIFNINNINCITGDFNRVIKELTTNTYDFIFFDGNHQKEATLNYFETLLQTIHNDSVFIFDDIYWSKEMTEAWEEIKQHPKVSVTIDTFFWGFVFFRKEQEKEHFTIRI, from the coding sequence ATGGAACGCATTTTTGCATACATAAAATTTTTACTTAGATCTAAAAATCAACATGGTGTTCACTCCCCTTTTGTTTACGATTTAATTACTAAGTGTTTTTATGACAGTAAAAAATACGCCCCTTATTTTCAATTAAAAAAATACAGACAATTCTTATTACAGAACAAAAACACTATTTCTGTTACCGATTTAGGAGCAAATTCTCGTGTTATGAAAGATAATACAAGGGTTATTTCTCAAATTTCCAAAAATGCCGGAACAACCTATAAAAGAGCAAAGTTATTATATCGATTAACCTCTTATTTTAAATTCAATACCGTTTTAGAATTAGGAACTTCTCTAGGGATGGGTACACAAGCCATACATTTAGGAAATTCAAAAGCAGCTATTACTACTATTGAAGGTTGCCCAAATACTTCTAAAGAAGCTATAAGTAGTTTTAAAATATTTAATATTAATAACATTAATTGTATTACTGGAGATTTCAATAGAGTTATAAAAGAGCTGACTACAAATACTTATGACTTTATTTTTTTTGATGGCAATCACCAAAAGGAAGCAACTTTAAATTATTTTGAAACCCTATTACAAACTATTCATAACGATTCTGTATTTATTTTTGATGATATTTATTGGTCTAAAGAAATGACAGAAGCTTGGGAAGAGATAAAACAACATCCAAAAGTAAGTGTTACTATAGATACTTTTTTTTGGGGATTTGTTTTTTTTAGAAAAGAACAAGAAAAAGAACATTTTACAATTAGAATATAA
- a CDS encoding cob(I)yrinic acid a,c-diamide adenosyltransferase — MKVYTKTGDKGTTALFGGTRVPKHHIRIESYGTVDELNSYIGLIRDQDINPDYKKILVEIQDRLFTVGAILATDPEKAILKSGKERLNIPKISDEDITLLEQEMDMMEAPLPPMTHFVLPGGHQTVSFCHIARCVCRRAERLATALNDIEPFQPNTLMYLNRLSDYLFVLARKLSNDLQADEVKWIPKKNS; from the coding sequence ATGAAGGTTTACACAAAAACAGGAGATAAAGGAACTACTGCATTATTTGGCGGAACACGTGTTCCTAAACATCATATCCGTATAGAAAGCTATGGTACGGTTGATGAGTTAAACTCGTACATAGGTTTAATTAGAGATCAAGATATCAATCCTGATTATAAAAAAATACTTGTCGAAATTCAGGATAGATTGTTTACTGTTGGTGCTATTTTAGCCACCGATCCAGAAAAAGCTATTTTAAAGAGTGGGAAAGAACGCTTAAATATTCCTAAAATATCTGATGAAGATATCACACTTTTAGAACAGGAAATGGATATGATGGAAGCGCCTTTACCTCCAATGACACATTTTGTACTTCCAGGTGGGCATCAAACGGTGTCATTCTGTCACATAGCACGCTGTGTGTGCCGTCGTGCCGAACGTTTAGCTACTGCTTTAAATGATATCGAACCCTTTCAACCTAATACTTTAATGTATTTAAATCGCCTATCCGACTATCTATTTGTATTGGCACGAAAATTGTCCAATGACTTACAAGCAGATGAAGTAAAATGGATTCCTAAAAAAAATTCGTAA
- a CDS encoding DUF2795 domain-containing protein, whose amino-acid sequence MYWTLELASFLSDAPWPATKDELIDYSIRTGAPLEVVENLQSIEDEGDSYDSIQEIWPDYPTDEDYLWNEDEY is encoded by the coding sequence ATGTATTGGACATTAGAATTAGCATCTTTTTTAAGTGATGCGCCTTGGCCAGCAACTAAAGACGAATTAATAGATTATTCTATTAGAACTGGAGCCCCCCTAGAGGTTGTAGAGAATCTTCAATCTATTGAAGACGAAGGAGATTCATATGATTCTATCCAAGAGATTTGGCCTGATTACCCTACAGATGAAGATTATCTCTGGAATGAGGATGAATATTAA
- the secA gene encoding preprotein translocase subunit SecA — protein sequence MSFLNSVLKVFVGDKSKQDVKALSPIVEQVKSFEANLESLSHDELRAKTIEFKSKIAEGRKVFEDEILKLQEEADTIEDIDKKEDIYQKIDSLKDDSYKATEEVLNTILPEAFAVIKETAKRFVNNTSITVNANAFDREISGGKAYVNLDGDSATWANSWDAAGKAIIWDMIHYDVQLIGGSAMHQGKIAEMQTGEGKTLVATLPVYLNALAGKGVHLVTVNDYLAKRDSAWMAPIFEFHGLSVDCIDYHQPNSEGRRKAYEADITYGTNNEFGFDYLRDNMAHSPDDLVQRPHHYAIVDEVDSVLVDDARTPLIISGPIPQGDRHEFNELKPKVDDIVSVQRQYLTGVLAEAKKLIAAGDTKEGGVQLLRAYRGIPKNKALIKFLSEEGIKQLLQKTENAYMQDNNREMHKIDAELYYVIDEKNNQIELSDKGVDYLSGKDDPDFFVMPEMGIEIAKIEAQGLSAEKEAELKENLFRDFGIKSERIHTLNQLLKAYALFEKDNQYVVMDNKVMIVDEQTGRIMDGRRYSDGLHQAIEAKENVKIEAATQTFATVTLQNYFRMYRKLSGMTGTAVTEAGELWEIYKLDVVEIPTNRPIARDDREDLVYKTKREKYNAVIDEVTKLSQSGRPVLIGTTNVEISELLGKMLSIRKVPHNVLNAKLHKKEADIVAEAGKPGQVTIATNMAGRGTDIKLIDQVKDAGGLAIVGTERHDSRRVDRQLRGRAGRQGDPGSSQFYVSLEDNLMRLFGSERIAKMMDRMGLKEGEVIQHSMISKSIERAQKKVEENNFGVRKRLLEYDDVMNAQREVVYKRRYHALFGDRLRVDLANMIYDTSEGIAQTNKDANDFKNFEFELIRYFSMSSPITEEEFGKLSEQDIASKIYTAAFDHYKEKMRRNAEIAFPVIKNVYETQRNQFQRIVVPFTDGIKSLQVVTDLEKAYETNGKQLITDFEKNISLAIIDDAWKTHLRKMDELKQSVQLAVHEQKDPLLIYKFESFELFKQMIDQVNKDVISFLFKGELPQETTDTIQEARTRRKEKLETTKEEIPNMDERSAQSRAAGGNTQAQQVVETIVRDKPKIGRNDRVTIKNVMNGENKTLKYKQAEHLIAKGDWVLVED from the coding sequence ATGAGTTTTTTAAATTCAGTACTTAAAGTATTTGTTGGAGATAAATCCAAACAAGATGTAAAGGCACTTTCGCCTATAGTTGAGCAAGTAAAATCTTTTGAAGCAAATCTAGAAAGTCTATCTCACGATGAGTTAAGAGCAAAAACTATAGAATTTAAATCTAAAATAGCTGAAGGCAGAAAAGTTTTTGAAGACGAAATTCTTAAACTTCAAGAAGAAGCAGACACTATTGAAGATATAGATAAAAAAGAAGACATCTATCAAAAAATTGATAGCCTTAAAGACGATTCATATAAAGCAACAGAAGAAGTATTAAATACCATCTTACCAGAGGCATTTGCAGTGATTAAAGAAACTGCAAAGCGTTTTGTAAATAACACCAGTATTACTGTTAATGCTAATGCTTTTGATCGTGAGATCTCTGGAGGTAAAGCTTATGTAAATTTAGATGGAGATAGCGCTACTTGGGCAAACTCATGGGATGCTGCGGGGAAAGCTATTATCTGGGATATGATACATTACGATGTTCAGCTTATTGGTGGTTCCGCAATGCATCAAGGTAAGATTGCCGAAATGCAAACAGGTGAAGGTAAAACTTTAGTAGCTACACTTCCTGTGTATTTAAATGCACTTGCTGGTAAAGGAGTACATTTAGTAACCGTTAACGATTATCTAGCTAAACGTGATAGTGCATGGATGGCACCTATTTTTGAGTTTCATGGACTGAGCGTAGACTGTATTGATTATCACCAACCAAACTCTGAAGGCAGACGTAAAGCTTATGAAGCAGATATTACTTACGGAACCAATAATGAATTTGGTTTTGATTATTTGCGTGATAATATGGCACATTCGCCAGACGATTTAGTACAACGCCCACACCATTACGCTATTGTAGATGAGGTAGATTCTGTATTAGTTGATGATGCTCGTACGCCACTTATTATTTCAGGACCTATCCCTCAAGGCGATCGTCACGAATTTAATGAGTTAAAACCAAAAGTTGATGATATTGTTTCTGTACAACGCCAATATTTAACAGGTGTTTTAGCAGAGGCAAAAAAGCTAATTGCAGCTGGAGATACTAAAGAAGGAGGGGTACAATTACTACGTGCATATCGTGGTATTCCTAAAAACAAAGCACTGATAAAGTTTTTAAGTGAAGAAGGGATCAAACAATTACTTCAAAAAACTGAAAATGCTTATATGCAGGATAACAATAGAGAAATGCATAAGATCGATGCAGAACTTTATTATGTTATTGATGAAAAAAATAATCAGATTGAATTATCAGATAAAGGTGTAGATTATCTTTCCGGGAAAGATGATCCCGATTTCTTTGTAATGCCTGAAATGGGTATTGAGATTGCTAAAATTGAAGCACAAGGCCTTTCGGCAGAAAAAGAAGCTGAGCTTAAAGAAAATTTGTTTCGTGATTTTGGAATTAAATCCGAGCGTATCCATACTTTAAATCAGTTATTAAAAGCTTACGCATTGTTTGAAAAGGACAATCAGTACGTTGTTATGGATAACAAAGTAATGATTGTAGATGAGCAAACTGGTCGTATTATGGATGGACGTCGTTATAGTGACGGATTACACCAAGCGATCGAAGCTAAAGAAAACGTAAAGATTGAAGCTGCCACACAAACCTTTGCTACGGTAACACTTCAAAATTACTTTAGGATGTATCGCAAGTTGTCTGGTATGACGGGTACTGCGGTAACAGAAGCAGGTGAACTTTGGGAGATCTATAAATTAGATGTGGTAGAAATTCCTACCAACCGCCCTATTGCCAGAGATGATCGTGAAGATTTAGTATATAAAACTAAGCGTGAAAAATATAATGCTGTAATTGATGAAGTAACAAAACTATCACAATCTGGTCGTCCGGTACTTATTGGTACCACCAATGTGGAGATTAGTGAGTTACTTGGCAAGATGTTGAGTATTCGTAAAGTACCACATAACGTCTTAAATGCAAAATTGCATAAAAAAGAAGCAGATATTGTGGCAGAAGCTGGTAAACCAGGGCAAGTAACTATAGCTACCAATATGGCTGGTCGTGGTACCGATATTAAATTAATAGATCAGGTTAAAGATGCTGGTGGATTAGCCATTGTGGGTACAGAACGTCACGATTCGCGTCGTGTAGATAGACAGTTACGTGGTCGTGCTGGTCGTCAGGGAGATCCGGGAAGCTCGCAATTTTATGTGTCTCTAGAAGATAATTTAATGCGTTTATTTGGTAGTGAGCGAATTGCGAAAATGATGGACAGAATGGGATTAAAAGAAGGCGAAGTAATTCAGCATTCTATGATCTCTAAGTCTATTGAGCGTGCACAGAAAAAAGTAGAAGAAAACAACTTTGGAGTACGTAAGCGATTATTAGAGTATGATGATGTGATGAACGCTCAACGTGAGGTAGTATACAAACGACGTTACCATGCTTTATTTGGAGATCGTTTACGCGTAGATCTTGCTAATATGATCTACGATACTTCAGAAGGTATTGCGCAAACCAATAAAGATGCTAACGATTTTAAAAATTTCGAATTCGAATTAATTCGTTATTTCTCGATGAGTTCTCCAATTACAGAAGAAGAGTTTGGGAAACTTAGCGAACAAGATATCGCTTCAAAAATTTATACAGCAGCATTTGATCATTATAAAGAAAAAATGCGTCGTAATGCAGAGATTGCATTCCCTGTCATTAAAAATGTATACGAAACACAGCGTAATCAGTTCCAACGTATAGTAGTACCATTTACAGATGGTATTAAAAGTTTACAAGTAGTTACCGATTTAGAGAAAGCTTATGAAACTAATGGTAAGCAATTAATTACCGATTTCGAGAAAAACATCTCATTAGCCATTATTGACGATGCCTGGAAAACACATTTACGTAAAATGGATGAGTTAAAGCAATCGGTACAATTAGCGGTACATGAGCAAAAAGATCCTTTATTAATTTATAAGTTCGAATCGTTCGAGCTGTTTAAACAAATGATCGATCAGGTAAATAAAGATGTGATCTCTTTCTTATTTAAAGGGGAGTTACCACAAGAAACCACAGATACTATCCAGGAAGCTAGAACTAGACGTAAAGAAAAGTTAGAAACGACTAAAGAAGAGATTCCTAATATGGATGAGCGTTCTGCACAAAGTAGAGCTGCTGGCGGTAATACACAAGCGCAACAAGTGGTAGAAACTATTGTACGTGATAAACCAAAAATTGGGCGTAACGATCGTGTTACCATTAAAAATGTGATGAATGGTGAAAATAAAACCCTTAAATACAAACAAGCAGAACACTTAATTGCTAAAGGTGATTGGGTTTTGGTTGAAGATTAA
- a CDS encoding glyoxalase, with amino-acid sequence MKQNGSVIIPTMRYKDAPAAIEWLCNAFGFEKHLVVPGANETITHAQLSFGNAMIMLGSENDSEYDKFVKTPKDLNGINTQTPYIIVEEIDDHYNRAIAAGATIILDIKDQDYGGRGYSCKDPEGYIWNFGSYNPWA; translated from the coding sequence ATGAAACAAAACGGATCTGTTATAATTCCAACCATGAGATACAAAGATGCCCCAGCAGCTATTGAATGGCTCTGTAATGCTTTTGGGTTTGAAAAGCATTTGGTTGTGCCAGGTGCAAATGAAACTATCACTCATGCTCAGTTAAGTTTTGGTAATGCTATGATCATGCTAGGGTCTGAAAATGATAGCGAATATGATAAATTCGTCAAGACACCAAAAGACTTAAATGGAATTAATACACAAACTCCGTATATTATTGTTGAAGAAATTGATGACCATTATAATAGAGCAATTGCAGCTGGAGCAACAATAATTTTAGATATAAAAGATCAGGATTATGGTGGTCGTGGCTACAGTTGTAAAGATCCAGAAGGATATATATGGAATTTTGGCTCATACAATCCATGGGCATAA